The genome window GAAGACTTGATTGTGGcgtacaaaaacattatttgtGCTAATGTCACTATCCGTCCAttaggtttccatggtgactgAACAATGATGTGTTCTTGTTAGGCAGAAGTAGAGGAAGCACTCAGAACTTTTCTTTGCGCTCGTAAAGCATTGATATTCAAATATACTTTCATCatcaaaagtactcattatgcagaatgaTATATACTGGATTATAATTATAGAGGTGGACATCCAATCAGGAAGCTTATATTTGCCTCCAAATTGTAAGTAggacattgttgttgttgtgtggaTAGCCACACTAACTGCTTCATTTGGCACGGTCATGGCAGTGAAACCTCCAGGATTCAAATGTTGCCAAGTACAAAAATATGGAAAGGTCTCTGGTCGTGGTCCTGTGAGTCCAGGTGGAGCAGGACTCAGTCCTTATAGCGCACCTCCGCTCTGAGCTCCTTAGTGACGTAGTTCAGCAGCGCCGCGGTGACCTGTTGCTGCAGAGTCACGTTGCCCATCACCAAGGAAACGAGCTGGGCCGCATCCATCCAGTCCATGTTGTCCAGGACGGACACGATGTCATCGTAGAGCTTCTGTCTCTGGGCGGCGGGCAACTCCATCAGGATCTGAGGCAGGGGCCGGAACTGACCGCTGGTCAGCCAGCTGCCCAGCAGCCCCCCGACTGCTCCACCTGCCACACACAGAGGGGAGGGGGTGGTCAATACATCACAAGGGCCGTCAATAGCTGGAGGCATGATGCAGATGGAGTCAACAGAGAACTTATAGAAGAGAAGTACTTTTGTGTTGCTTTCGAGTGCTTTGTATCTCTTTTAAGTCACTCTGTGTTTCTGAAGTTACTTTGTGTCTTTGTAGTTATTTCCTTTCTCCCTGTAGTCCTTGTGCATCTCCTTGTTGTACGTTTGAGTCTCTTTGGAGTCATGTTGTGTCTGTAAAGTCTCTTAGTGTTGCTTTCATGTATCTTTGTGACTTTTAATTGCCATTTTCTCTCTTGTCGTGCTTTAGTATCTCTTCGTGGTCATTGTGTGTCTCTTTATAGCACTTGTGTGTCACTTGTAGTTGTTCTGTGTAACTTTTGTATTATTTTCGTGGTTAAGTTGTGTCTTGTTGTCATTTTGTGCTGAGAATGGGTTTTTCTGTTGGATGTGTATCTCCTTTCTTTGGTCTTTGAGATTCTCTTTGCTGTTGATGTGCTTTCTTGTGATGCACAGTCTATTGTTTGTACACTGGGGGGCCCCTGACACCTGGGGGGCCCCTGACACCTTGGGACCACGGCCTGTGCCCTTAAACCCCTTTCTGAAAACTCATCCATGTAAGGAACCCACTAATCTCACAATCGTGAAGCCCCCTGGCAGGGTGGGctgcatgtgtcccctctgatcaGGCAGACGCACTGTTTCCCTCAGAGACAGGGCAGTTTCACAGACGGTCATTTCTTTTGTATTCTTACCAACAGCGATCCCCGGAGGTCCAGCGAGCAGCCCGCCTACAAACGCAACTCCTCCGGCCGCCAGCGCTCCTTTGGTGGAGTTTTTCACTGCCGCTTTGATCTTATCGTGGGCAGATATTTCACAGCACAGACGCATGACATCATCGATCCGTGGAGCCATCCCTGCGCTTAGACACTGAACAGAGAGGACAGTCAACTATACTGAGGGatcgtctcacacacacacacacacacacacacacacacacacacacacacacacacacacacacacacacacacacacacacacacacacacacaca of Pseudochaenichthys georgianus chromosome 3, fPseGeo1.2, whole genome shotgun sequence contains these proteins:
- the LOC117443837 gene encoding protein C19orf12 homolog → MAPRIDDVMRLCCEISAHDKIKAAVKNSTKGALAAGGVAFVGGLLAGPPGIAVGGAVGGLLGSWLTSGQFRPLPQILMELPAAQRQKLYDDIVSVLDNMDWMDAAQLVSLVMGNVTLQQQVTAALLNYVTKELRAEVRYKD